CACGTCGTGGGGACAGGCGACCAGGGGCTCCAGGCCGTCCAGCTCGACGACGTGCTCGGCGACGTACCGGGCGTCCGGGTCGGGGTAGAGGGCGCCGGCCGCGATGCGGTCCCGGCACTCGGCCGGCGGACGGCCCGTCCGGCGGGCCAGCCGCTCGGCCAGCCAGTCGAAGACGGCGTCGTCCGGCGGGAGGTAAGCGTTCTTGACGCCGAACTCGGCCATCATGTTGGGGATGACCATCCGACTTTCCAGACTCCATTCCCGCAGGGCCGGCCCGTAAAACTCGACGGAAAGGTAGAGCCCCCCGTCGGTCCCGAGGTCGCCGAGGATCTTCAGGCACAGGTCCTTCGTCGTCACGCCGAAGGGGAGCCGACCCCGGAGGACGATGCGCATGCTGTCGGGGACCCGGAGCCACAGCTCGCCCGTCGCCCAGAGGGCCGCCACCTCGGACCGGCCGACGCCGGCCCCGAAGGCGCCCATCCAGCCGTAGTGGGTCGTGTGACTGTCGGCTCCCAGGATCACCTGACCGGGCAGGACGAGCGCCTCCTCGCTGACGACCTGATGGCAGATGCCGCGGCCGACCTCGTAGAAGTGACGGATGCCCTGGTCCCGGACGAACCGCCGGATCTCGGCATGGTTCTGGGCGTGCTGGGGCGTCGGCGGGGGTACGGCGTGGTCGAGGACGACGACGATGCGGTCGGGGTCCCAGACCCGCCGGACGCCCAGACTGGCAAAGATCTGGGCGATGGCCGCCGTGTTGTCGTGGCTGAGGACGACGTCGGGCCGGACGTCCACGATCTCACCGGCCGTGACGGCCGTCCGCCCGGCGGCCCGGGCCAGGGCCTTCTCGGCAAACGTCTTAGCCGCCATCGGTCCGCCCCCTGGAGGCTACGGGGACCGGGACCCGCGCCTGGACCCATCGGTACAAGGCCTCGTCTACGTCCTCGATCGTGATGGGCCGTTCGTCGGCCAGGGCCTTCACCCGGGCCGTCACCTGGCGGACCTCTTCGTCGGTCAGGTCCAGGCCGAGCTCCTCGGCCCGGAGCTTGATGGCGTGCCAGCCCGTCAGACGGTGGGCGATGGCGATGGACCGACTCAGGCCGAAGTCAGCCGGGTCCAGGACTTCATAGACGGCCGGATGGTGGAGGACGGCCTTCGTGTGGACCCCTGCCTTGTGGGCAAAGGCGGCTGAACCCGTGATGTAATTGTTGAAGGGGACTTCCAGACCGAGGATCTCGGCGACCATCCGGTCGAGCTCGGGGAGCAGGGCCAGGTTGTACTTCCGGCGCACGAGGTCCCGGTCGAGCGTGTACAGCCGGGCGATGAAACCGCCCAGGGGCGTGATGCCGACCCGCTCCCCGATGCCCAGGACGGTCGTGTCGATGTGGGTCGCCCCGGCCCGGAGGGCCGCCAGGGCGTTGGCGACGGCACAGCCCGTGTCGTCGTGACCGTGAAACTCGATGTCGGCCCGGGTCATCCGCCGGAGCGTCCGGACCGTCGCGTAGACCTGCCAGGGCGTGGCGATGCCGACCGTGTCGGCCACGCCCAGGCGGTGGACGACGCCTAACCGGTCGACGGCCAGGTAGACTCGGAAGACGTCGGCCCACGGACTCCGGAAGGTGTCCTCCGTCGAGAACCGAAGCTCGACGTGGGGCGCCTCCGTCCGGATCAGGGTCAGGACCTCGGCGGCCCGGTCGATGACGGCCTCGACGTCCAGGCCGTGACTGAACCGCCGGAGATACGGCGAGACGCCGAGGAAAACGCTGATCCCCTGCGCCCCGGACTCGATCGCCCGCAGGGCGTCGTCCCGATGACACCGGATGTGGACGACGACCTTACTCCGCAGGCCGAGCCGCAGGATCGCCCGGACGTCTTCTAGGCTCTTGGGCGAGGTCGCCGGGTTCGTCAGTTCGATATACTCGACGCCAAATCGGTCCAAAGCCGTGGCGATCCGGACCTTGTCGTCGGTCGTGAAGTGGGCGTGGATGAACTGTTCGCCCTCTCGGAGGGTCGTATCGACGATGTAGAAGGGGCCCAATGGCACCGTTGACCTCCCGTCGGGTGGGTTCGCTACAGCGGAGGAACTCCCTCCGGGTGCGGGCTCAGCGCCCCTCCCGACTGCTGTATATTTTTGCACGCTCGGTGCAATACTATACGCCAAGGAGGGACCGCTGTCAAGTCGGCCGGGAGTCGGACCCCGGGATGGGGGACGGGGCCGGACGTGGAGAAATCGCGGGTCCCGACCGATCGCCGGGGCCGAGGGCGTGCCCAGTGTTCGGCGGAGTCGGCCCGGCTCAGCGGGTCCCGGCGACGGCCCTCGGGAGTCCCCCCGGCCGGGGCCTTGACGAAGGGGGTCAGAGGTTTATCATCATAATGATAAAAAACCACATCATGGTGAAAGGGGTCCGATGTTCCGTCTGACAATCCAGCTCCCTGAGGACCTCTACTTGGCCCTCCGGCGGGCCGCCGAGGCCGAGGGCGTGTCAGCGGCCGAGGTCATCCGCCGAGCCCTTCGGGCCTACGTGCCCTCCGACCGTTGGGAACGGGCCCTGGCGGTCGTCGGGGCCTTCGAAGACCGGGCGACGGACGTGGCCGAGCGGCATGACGACTACCTGGCGGAGGTCTTCCGTGGACGTGTTCGTTGACACGTCGGCCTGGTACGCCTTGCTCAACCGCCGGGACGCCTTTCATGGAGCGGCCGCCCGCATCTTTCGGCGGCTCCGGGACGAGGCCGCTCGGCTGGCCACGACGAACTACGTCGTCGTAGAGACGACGGCCCTGGTTGCCGCTCGGCTTGGCCGCATAGCGGCACGCCGGTGGATGGTCGACCTCCTACCCGTGGCGGAGGTCCTGTGGGTCGACCGGGGCGTGCACGAGGCAGCCGTCGCCGCCTTTTTAGGGGCTCGTGGGGGCACAAGCCTGGTCGACCTGGTGAGTTTCGAAGTCATGCGCCGGGCGGGCCTCCGGCGGGCTTTCGCCTTCGACAAAGTCATCAGCGTTCAGCCTACGGACGGCTTGACCTCCCGGGCGGGGGAGTCTAATCTTATGTCAGCCGTCGGTGTGGAGGGTGTAGCTCAAGTGGTCAGAGCGTTGGGCTGTGGCCCCAAAGGCTGTGGGTTCGAGTCCCATCACCCTCCCCAGGACGGCGGGCCCGGGTCGGGTATGGGGCGAGTCCGTGGGCCGTCGGGTGAACCCGCTTCCGACGGGCGGGGCCGGGATCGAGGGCAAAGCGCCAAGGGCATAGGGCTCGGAGCCCTGGGCCTTTGATCCCGACCCCGGGACGTGGGACCCGGTCCTCCACTTTCATCTTGCATCCTGCATCCTGTATCGTCGTGACGTCCCTTTCGTCTTGCTGGGGGCGCCCGTAGCTCAACGGGATAGAGTGTCGGGCTTCGAACCCGAAGGTTGGGGGTTCAAGTCCCTCCGGGCGCACCACTGCCTCATCATCGACGTTCGGGCCGAATACGGGATGCAAGATGCAGGATGGAGATACGTCGGGGTGAGCCCTTCTGTAAACTGGGGCCGACCCCCGGCCTCGTTCCCGGCCGCCCGATAGAGCTCGCCCTTTGAGGGACTCACGATGGCCGAGGTCCACCCGAGCCCGGCCCGGGAGCCCATCCAGGTCGTCATCGTGACGGGCTTGTCGGGCTCGGGCAAGAGCTGTGTCCTGAAGAGTTTGGAGGACCTGGGCTTCTTCTGCGTGGACAACATGCCGCCCCGGATTCTCCCGGCCTTTCTCCGGATCATCCACCGGTGGATGCCCGAGGTCCGACGGGTGGCCGTCACCGTCGACATCCGGGAGCGGGCCTTTCTTCAGGACTTCCCCCGCGTGTACTACGCCCTTCGCAACCGGCCCATCCGGATGGAGGTCGTCTTCCTGGAGGCCGACGACAGCGTCCTGGTCCGGCGTTTCAACGAGACCCGGCGGCCCCATCCCCTGGCCTTCGACCGCCCCGTGTGGGAGGGCATCCGGGAGGAGCGCCTTCAGCTCCAGCCCATCCGGCAGTTGGCGGACCGCATCATCGACACGGGGGCCCTCTCGGTCCATCAGCTCCGGCGGTTCATCTTTCAGGCCTATGGCCCCCCGCCGGCGACGACGCCCATCATTCAGCTCATCAGCTTTGGGTACCGGCACGGCGTCCCCTTTCAGGCCGACCTCGTATGGGACGTCCGCTTCCTGCCGAATCCCCACTTCGACCCCAAGCTCCGGCCGCGGACGGGTCTGGACCCGGAGGTCCGGAAGTTTGTCCTGTCGTCGGAGGAGGCCCGCCGCTTTCTCCGGATGGTCCATCGGATGTTTCGTTTTCTGCTCCCCTACTATCAGGCGGAGGCGAAGCATTACGTGACGATCGCCGTCGGGTGTACGGGCGGGCGGCACCGGTCCGTGGCCATCGTGGAAGCCCTGGCCCATGCCTGGCGGCGGCGGGGCTGGCGGGTCGAGGTCGAGCACCGGGACCTGGACAAGCCGGAGAACCTGTGAGGCCCGGGTCCCGGCGAGAGACGCCGGCCTATAGACCGCTTCGCCTTGTCGCTACCTTACGGTATCGTTTGGGTCTCTGGCGACCCGCATCTTGCGTCGCATGGAACCCCATGCGGGCGAGCGGTGCGGGGATTCCCTTGCATTCCGCATCCTGTGTCTTGTATCCTGCATGGCCTGGCGTGGAGCGCGGCCATGACGCCGTGGGTCCGCATCGAAGAACTCGGCGCCTATGTCGACCGGGACGTCCAACTGCGGGGTTGGCTGTACAACGCCCGTTCGAAGGGCAAGATCGTCTTTCTGCTGGTCCGGGACGGCTCGGGGATCTGCCAGTGCGTCGTCACCCGGGGGACGGTCCCGGACGAGACCTTTGAGCTGGCCGACCGGCTGGGTCAGGAGAGCTCCCTCATCGTGGAGGGGACTGTTCATGCGGACCCCCGGGCGCCGGGTGGGTACGAGTTGTGGGTCCGGCATCTTCAGGTCCTGCAGGCCGTCGAGGGCTATCCCATCACACCGAAGCCCCATGGGATCGACTTCTTGCTGGACCATCGTCATCTGTGGCTTCGGTCTCGACGGCCCTTTGCGACGATGCGGATCCGGCATGAGATCATCCGGGCGATTCGGGACTTCTTCGACGGGCGGGGCTTTCTCTGCTTGGACGCCCCGATCTTGACGCCGGCGGCTTGCGAGGGGACGACGACGCTCTTCGAGGTCAAGTACTTCGACGACGTGGCGTATCTTTCCCAGAGCGGCCAGCTCTACGTGGAGGCCGGGGCCCTGGCCTTTGGGCGGGTCTACTGCTTCGGACCGACCTTTCGGGCCGAGCGGAGCAAGACCCGCCGGCACCTGACGGAGTTCTGGATGGTCGAGCCCGAGGTCGCCTTCACGACCTTAGAGGAGCTGATGGAGCTGGCCGAGGACCTGATCTGCTACATCGTCGAGCGGGTCTTGGAGCGGCGCCGGTCGGAACTGGCCATTTTGGAGCGGGACCCGGCGCTTTTAGAGCGGGTCGCCAAGCCCTTCCCCCGGATGACCTACGACGAGGCCGTCCAGTGGCTCCTGGACCACGGCGTACCCATGACGCCGGGGGACGATTTCGGGTCCCCCCAGGAGACGGCCCTCTCGGAGGCCTTTGAACGCCCGCTGATCGTGCATCGGTACCCGGCCGCCGTGAAGGCCTTTTACATGGAGCCCGACCCCGAGCGTCCGGACCGGGTCCTGTGCATGGACGTCTTGGCCCCCGAGGGCGTCGGGGAGATCATCGGCGGGAGCATGCGGGCGTGGAACTATGACTGGCTCCTCCGGCGGATCCGGGAGCAGAACCTGCCGGAGGCGGCCTTTCAGTGGTATCTGGACCTCCGGCGATACGGCTCGGTCCCCCACGGGGGCTTCGGCCTCGGCCTGGAGCGGACGGTCGCCTGGATCTGCGGCCTCGAGCATGTACGGGAAGCGATTCCCTTCCCGCGGACGATTTATCGATTGTACCCGTAGGAGCAGTCAGGCGGTGCGTCGAGTGGATGCGCCTGACTGCCTTATGGTCCGATGGCCTCATGGCCCTATCGCCGATTCGGGAGGGGGCTGAATTGAGCGCGGGGACCGTCGAGAAGCGGCTTCGTGAGCTGACGGCCATCTGCATCGCCCTGACGGCGGAGCGGGACCTCCACCGTCTGCTGGAGCTGATCCTCACGAAGGCCCGGGAGCTGACGCTGGCCGACGCCGGGAGCCTGTACCTCATCGAGGAAGACGAGACGACGGGCGAGTCTCGCCTCCGTTTCATGCTGGCCCAGAACGACACGGTCCCCCTGCCGGACATGGAGTCCATCGTCCTGCCCCTGGACGAGTCCAGCATCGCCGGGTACGTAGCCAAGACGGGCCGTTCCGTGCGACTTTCGGACGTTTACTACGCCTCGGAGCGGTACCCCTTCCGGTTTAATCCCCGCCTGGACATGGCGCTGGGCTACCGGACTTACTCGGTCCTGGCCGTCCCGATGCGGACGCCGGCGGGGGATATCATCGGCGTGCTTCAACTGATCAACCGCAAGACGGCGCCGGGGCCGATCCCCGACGTCCTGCGGGTCGAGGCCCACGTCGTCAGCTTCTCTTACGAAGACGAGGAAATGGTCCGGGCCCTGGCCTCGCAGGCGGCGGCGGCCATCGAGAACAACCGCCTCTTAGAGAGCATCCGTCGGCTGTTCGAGAGCTTCATCCGGGCGGCCGTCCTGGCCGTCGAGCAGAGGGACCCGGCCACGAAGGGTCATTCCGTCCGGGTCGCCGAGCTTTCCGTCGGTCTGGCCCGGAGTCTGGCCGGCGTGACGTTCGGCCGCTGGGCCGGCGTCGTCTTCACGGCGGACCAGCTCCGGGAGATCCGCTATGCGGCCATCCTGCACGACTTCGGCAAGATCGGCGTGCGGGAGCCCGTGCTGGTCAAGGCGGAAAAGCTGTATGCCCACGAACTGGACCTCATCCGCGCCCGGTTTGCCCTGGCCGAGTACGCCGTCCAGTGCGAGGCCCTGCGGCGAAAGCTCGAGCATGTCCTCGCCCATGGTGTCGGCCACCACACGGCGGCGTTCGCCGAGCTGGACCGGTGGGCGGCTGAGCAGACGGAGCGCCTGGCGGCGTACTTGCGGGTCGTCGAGGCCCTCAACCGGCCTTCGGTCGTGGACCAGGACCCGAACGTCGACCTTTTGGAGGCGATCGCCCGGCTTCGGTTCCCTACGCCGGCCGGGGCCGAACAGGCCCTCCTGACGCCCCGGGAGGTCTACCGTCTCTCGATTCCCCGGGGGAGCTTAGACGACGAGGAGCGGCGGGAGATCGAATCGCATGCCGCCAAGAGTTACGAGTTCCTTCGACAGATCGCTTGGACCAAGGAGCTCCGGCGAGTGCCCGAGTTTGCGTACGCCCATCACGAAAAATTGGACGGGAGCGGCTATCCCCGAGGCTTACGGGGCGACGAGATCCCCCTCCAGGTCCGCATCATCACGATCGCCGACATCTACGACGCCCTGGTCGCCAGCGACCGGCCTTACAAGCCGGCCGTCCCGCCCGGGGAAGCCCTGGCCATCCTGGAAGAGGAGGCCCGGGACGGTCGGCTGGACGCCGACCTGGTCCGAGTATTTCGGGACACCGGCGTGTGGCGCCGGACGCTGGGGTGGGGACCCGGGATGGCGAGTGGCGAATAGCGATCGCCATTCGCCGTTCGCTACTCGCCATCCACCATTTGGGAGTCGAGGGTCGTGACCGATTCGATAGGCCCCTTGCCGCCGAAGGCCTTCCGGAAAGTCAGTATCGTAATCCCCGTTTACAACGAAGTGAACACTGTCGAGACCCTGCTGAACCGGGTCCTGGCCGCCGACACGCTCCATCTGGACAAGGAAGTCATCGTCGTCGACGACGGTTCGACCGACGGGACGCGGGGCGTCTTGGCCCGGTGGGCGGGCCACCCCATCGTGCGGGTCATCGAGAAGCCCTGTAACGAGGGCAAGGGGGCCGCCCTCCGGACGGGCTTTCGACACGTGACGGGCGACATCGTCATCATCCAGGACGCCGACCTTGAATACGACCCGGCCGACTATCCCAAGCTCCTGCGCCCCATCCTGGACAACCAGGCCGACGTCGTGTACGGCTCCCGGTTCTTGGGATTTCCCCGACGGGTCCTCTATTTCTGGCACACCCTGGGCAATCGGTGGCTGACGACCCTGTCGAACATGTTCACGAACCTGAACTTGACGGACATGGAGACCTGCTACAAGGTCTTCCGGGCGGAAATCCTGCGGGAGGTCGCCTTTGAGTCCAACCGATTTGGGTTCGAACCCGAGTTTACCGTCAAGGTCGCCAAGCGCCGGTATCGCATCTATGAGGTCCCCATCGCCTATTACGGCCGGTCTTATGCCGAGGGGAAGAAGATCACCTGGCGGGACGGCCTGGCGGCCCTATTCTGGATCGTCTACTACACGCTGAAGGACCGACCCCGGGGCGCCGTCCGGGCCGAAGTCCGGGATTGGTCGTCGGTCCGGGAGCCGGAGGAATGAGCGAGGCCGATTCTTCGAGGCAGGCTGCAAGGTCGTCCCTTTCCTGAAACGCCGGTTTGCGTTATACTGACCATCTCCCGACTTCGAGGGTAGGGCATGGAACGTATCGGTCCGTACGTTTTAGTCCAGCCCATTTATCGATGGGGTTGGGCCGACGTCTCCTTGGCCGTCGAGGCGCCGGAAGGCCGGCCCCAGCGGGTCGTCTGGTGGGCTCGTCTGTCGCCGGACCTCCCGTGGAACGATGCCGGATTTGTCCATCGGCTTCAGGACCTCTTAGACACGTTCCGGCGGAAGATCCAGGACCCCATCCTGGCACTCCCGATCCGGTGGGACTTTACGGCCGAATCGCCCTTCATGGTCTTTGAGCCGATCTCGGGAAAAAGTCTCTGGGAAGTCCTCCAGGCGGGTCGGGACCAAATTCTGCCGATGAGCATCGACCAGGCCCTGGCGTGCACGCATCAGCTCTTGATGGCTCTCCAGACACTCCACGATCTGACGTTTCAGGGTCAGCCCGCATTCCATGGGAGCTTATCCCCGACCCAGGTATTTGTCACTTACGAAGGCCAGCTTCGTCTGGTGTATGGAGGCATCTTGCAGGCCCTGGGGGAGGTGGGGCGTATCCCGGCCTCGATCCGACAGGCTTTAGGTTCCTACCTGGCGCCGGAGCAACGGGACGGTCTGCCGGGCTCTCAAGCGGCGGACGTCTACACGGCCTCTCTGCTATGCCTGGAACTCTTGACAAACCGGCCTCTGGAAGCACCGCTGGCGGACCTCGCGGCGTGGCTGATGGACCAGACGGTCTACCTCCGAACCGGCGAGGTCGTTCACCTCCCGGAAGACCTACAGATGGTCTTCCTGCAAGGTCTTCAGGCGGATCCCCACCACCGGTTCCAGCACATAAGCCTCCTCAAGGAGCCTTTGGACGAGAAGGCCTTTTCAGGCGAGTACGAGGCATCCACGTTTCATCTGGCCTTTTACTTGAACGCCCTCTTTCGGGACTTTCCGGAACGGGAATACCGACACTACCAGAGCCTTTTGGGGCAGGACTACTCGGCCTTGTTTGCGCCCCCGCCGCCTCCACCGGCGGAAGCGCCGGCCGTCCCGTCCGAGCCGCCGCCCGCGCCCTCGTCGGAGGAGGTCGTCCTGTACCCGCAGGTGATGCCCTCGGAGGAGCGGCCCCGACGGGGCTTTCCGCTTTTGCCCGTATTCATTGCCCTGGTCATCTTAGCCTTTGGCGGTGGGGCCATCTGGCTTCTCCAGCGGCGGATGGTCGCTCCGCCGCCGACCGTGACGCCGGGCCCTTCGCCCGAGACGGTCGCCTTGCGCCAGCAACTGGAGGAGAACCAACGGCGCATCGCCGAACTCCAGCAGGTCATCCAGCAACTTCAAGCCACCCAGAGCGCCCGTCCGGCCACCGGACCAGCGGCGGACGCCGCCGATGTGCAGATGCAAGAGCTCTTGAAGCGGGTCCAAGAGCTGGCCAAGCAAAACGAAGAGCTCCAGCGCCAGTTACGGGAGAAGGAAAAAACGACGGCACCCCTGCCGTCCCCGCCTCGGGCCGCCAAGGAGGAGTCTCCCGAGAGCTGGCCGGCCGCGGAATCGTCGCCCGCCCCGCCGTCTCCGCCGACCGTGGAGAAGGCACCGTCCGTCGGAGCTCCGACGGGCTCTCCCTCGCCGGCCAATGCAGGGACTAAGCATGAGGCTCCACCGTCGCCGGCCTCGACGACTCCGGTGACGGCGCTTCCGCCGTCACCAGCCGCCCCATCCCCGCCGCCGGCCAAGGTCGAACCCGAACCGCCGCCCCGGGCCGAGCCACCCCCGACGCCCCTCCCGGAGTTTGTCTTAGAAGTCGACCTGGACGTCCGTATCGAACCGGTTAGTCCGTGTGTTTCGACCGACCCCCGATTGAACTGGATCCGGAATCGTTATCCCGGCACCCATCGGGTGATCGGCCAGATCTACCTCAACGAGTCGGGGCAACCCCTGAAGGTCGAGATCCTCCAAGCACCGGTCGACATCCTGAGGGAGATTGCCCGAGACACTTGGATGAATTGCCGGTTCCGCCGTCCGACCCGGAACGGTCAGCCGGTCAAGGCTGTCATCACGCGCGTGATGGTATTTGGACAGTAAGGTCCCGGGTCGCAGGTCCCCGGTCCAGCCAGAGTCCAGGAGGCCTCCTTATTCGACCGACCCCTGGGGCCTCGATGGCGTGAGGCATGCCGATGGCAGAACGACGTCCCCCGGTCATCACGTTGTTGACCGACTTTGGCTTACAGGACTACTTTGTCGCCGCCATGAAGGGCGTCATCTACGACATCTGCCCGGAGGCCTGTGTCGTCGATATCACGCATCTGATCCCGCCGCACGACGTCATCGGGGCGGCCTTCACCCTGGGGGCCGTTTACCACGAGTTCCCCCGGTGGACGGTCCACGTCGTCGTCGTCGACCCGGGCGTCGGCACGGCCCGGCGGCCCATCCTCGTCGTCGGGGACCAGCACTACTTCGTCGGGCCGGACAACGGCGTGTTCTCGGTCGTCTACGAACGGGAGCCCTATATCCGCGTGTATCATCTGACGGAAGAGCACTTCTTCCGGCCCACACCGTCGGCGACCTTCCACGGGCGGGATATCTTCGCTCCGGTCGCCGCTTGGCTGGCCCGGGGCGTCGAGCCGGTCCACATGGGGGTGCCCGTCGAGGACTTCATCCGCCTGAAGTTCCCCAAGCCCGCCCAGAAGGACGCCAACGTCTATCAGGGCATCGTCCTGCACGTCGATCGGTTCGGGAACCTCGTCACGAATTTCGACGCGGCATTCTTGGCGAACGTTCTGGGCGAAGACTTCCAACGGCGATGCCAGATCATCGTGGCCCAGACTCGCATCCCGGGCCTTCGACGCACCTTCGGCGAGGTCGCCCGGGGCGAGCCGGTAGCTTACATCGGGAGTGCTGGCTTTCTGGAGATCGCCATCAATCAGGGGAATGCGGCCCAGACTCTGAAAGCGACCCGGGGGACGGAGGTCTCCATCGTCGTAGCCCCGGAGGCTTAGAGGGGAATGGGGAATGAGGAATGAGGAATGGGGAATGGGGGAAGAAATGGGGAACGGGGCGTGAAAAGGCGGGCCATGCAGGTTAGAGCATGACATTTCCCCATAGATGCCCCTTTTATCCCCCATTCCTCATTCCTCATTCCGCATTCCGCATTCCCCATTCCATTTCCCATGCCGTGGGCATTTCTGATCGGTGCGGCCTTCCCCTTTCTCGACCCCGCCGGGTGGCATCTCCGGGTCGGCGGCCTGGAGTGGAAGCCCATCGAGGTCGGCCTGGGCCTCTGGCTGATGTATGGCCTGAGCGTCGGGATTCGCAATCCCGGTGCGGTCCGCCGCCTTCGGGACCCCGTCACCCTCCTGTGGGGCCTGAGTCTGCTGATCCTGCTGGT
Above is a window of bacterium HR11 DNA encoding:
- a CDS encoding Homocitrate synthase; protein product: MPLGPFYIVDTTLREGEQFIHAHFTTDDKVRIATALDRFGVEYIELTNPATSPKSLEDVRAILRLGLRSKVVVHIRCHRDDALRAIESGAQGISVFLGVSPYLRRFSHGLDVEAVIDRAAEVLTLIRTEAPHVELRFSTEDTFRSPWADVFRVYLAVDRLGVVHRLGVADTVGIATPWQVYATVRTLRRMTRADIEFHGHDDTGCAVANALAALRAGATHIDTTVLGIGERVGITPLGGFIARLYTLDRDLVRRKYNLALLPELDRMVAEILGLEVPFNNYITGSAAFAHKAGVHTKAVLHHPAVYEVLDPADFGLSRSIAIAHRLTGWHAIKLRAEELGLDLTDEEVRQVTARVKALADERPITIEDVDEALYRWVQARVPVPVASRGRTDGG
- the asnS gene encoding Asparagine--tRNA ligase — its product is MTPWVRIEELGAYVDRDVQLRGWLYNARSKGKIVFLLVRDGSGICQCVVTRGTVPDETFELADRLGQESSLIVEGTVHADPRAPGGYELWVRHLQVLQAVEGYPITPKPHGIDFLLDHRHLWLRSRRPFATMRIRHEIIRAIRDFFDGRGFLCLDAPILTPAACEGTTTLFEVKYFDDVAYLSQSGQLYVEAGALAFGRVYCFGPTFRAERSKTRRHLTEFWMVEPEVAFTTLEELMELAEDLICYIVERVLERRRSELAILERDPALLERVAKPFPRMTYDEAVQWLLDHGVPMTPGDDFGSPQETALSEAFERPLIVHRYPAAVKAFYMEPDPERPDRVLCMDVLAPEGVGEIIGGSMRAWNYDWLLRRIREQNLPEAAFQWYLDLRRYGSVPHGGFGLGLERTVAWICGLEHVREAIPFPRTIYRLYP
- a CDS encoding 3'3'-cGAMP-specific phosphodiesterase 3; translation: MRLTALWSDGLMALSPIREGAELSAGTVEKRLRELTAICIALTAERDLHRLLELILTKARELTLADAGSLYLIEEDETTGESRLRFMLAQNDTVPLPDMESIVLPLDESSIAGYVAKTGRSVRLSDVYYASERYPFRFNPRLDMALGYRTYSVLAVPMRTPAGDIIGVLQLINRKTAPGPIPDVLRVEAHVVSFSYEDEEMVRALASQAAAAIENNRLLESIRRLFESFIRAAVLAVEQRDPATKGHSVRVAELSVGLARSLAGVTFGRWAGVVFTADQLREIRYAAILHDFGKIGVREPVLVKAEKLYAHELDLIRARFALAEYAVQCEALRRKLEHVLAHGVGHHTAAFAELDRWAAEQTERLAAYLRVVEALNRPSVVDQDPNVDLLEAIARLRFPTPAGAEQALLTPREVYRLSIPRGSLDDEERREIESHAAKSYEFLRQIAWTKELRRVPEFAYAHHEKLDGSGYPRGLRGDEIPLQVRIITIADIYDALVASDRPYKPAVPPGEALAILEEEARDGRLDADLVRVFRDTGVWRRTLGWGPGMASGE
- a CDS encoding Nucleotide-binding protein: MAEVHPSPAREPIQVVIVTGLSGSGKSCVLKSLEDLGFFCVDNMPPRILPAFLRIIHRWMPEVRRVAVTVDIRERAFLQDFPRVYYALRNRPIRMEVVFLEADDSVLVRRFNETRRPHPLAFDRPVWEGIREERLQLQPIRQLADRIIDTGALSVHQLRRFIFQAYGPPPATTPIIQLISFGYRHGVPFQADLVWDVRFLPNPHFDPKLRPRTGLDPEVRKFVLSSEEARRFLRMVHRMFRFLLPYYQAEAKHYVTIAVGCTGGRHRSVAIVEALAHAWRRRGWRVEVEHRDLDKPENL
- a CDS encoding Undecaprenyl-phosphate mannosyltransferase, producing the protein MTDSIGPLPPKAFRKVSIVIPVYNEVNTVETLLNRVLAADTLHLDKEVIVVDDGSTDGTRGVLARWAGHPIVRVIEKPCNEGKGAALRTGFRHVTGDIVIIQDADLEYDPADYPKLLRPILDNQADVVYGSRFLGFPRRVLYFWHTLGNRWLTTLSNMFTNLNLTDMETCYKVFRAEILREVAFESNRFGFEPEFTVKVAKRRYRIYEVPIAYYGRSYAEGKKITWRDGLAALFWIVYYTLKDRPRGAVRAEVRDWSSVREPEE
- the masK_1 gene encoding Tyrosine-protein kinase MasK, which codes for MERIGPYVLVQPIYRWGWADVSLAVEAPEGRPQRVVWWARLSPDLPWNDAGFVHRLQDLLDTFRRKIQDPILALPIRWDFTAESPFMVFEPISGKSLWEVLQAGRDQILPMSIDQALACTHQLLMALQTLHDLTFQGQPAFHGSLSPTQVFVTYEGQLRLVYGGILQALGEVGRIPASIRQALGSYLAPEQRDGLPGSQAADVYTASLLCLELLTNRPLEAPLADLAAWLMDQTVYLRTGEVVHLPEDLQMVFLQGLQADPHHRFQHISLLKEPLDEKAFSGEYEASTFHLAFYLNALFRDFPEREYRHYQSLLGQDYSALFAPPPPPPAEAPAVPSEPPPAPSSEEVVLYPQVMPSEERPRRGFPLLPVFIALVILAFGGGAIWLLQRRMVAPPPTVTPGPSPETVALRQQLEENQRRIAELQQVIQQLQATQSARPATGPAADAADVQMQELLKRVQELAKQNEELQRQLREKEKTTAPLPSPPRAAKEESPESWPAAESSPAPPSPPTVEKAPSVGAPTGSPSPANAGTKHEAPPSPASTTPVTALPPSPAAPSPPPAKVEPEPPPRAEPPPTPLPEFVLEVDLDVRIEPVSPCVSTDPRLNWIRNRYPGTHRVIGQIYLNESGQPLKVEILQAPVDILREIARDTWMNCRFRRPTRNGQPVKAVITRVMVFGQ
- the hacA gene encoding Homoaconitase large subunit, yielding MAAKTFAEKALARAAGRTAVTAGEIVDVRPDVVLSHDNTAAIAQIFASLGVRRVWDPDRIVVVLDHAVPPPTPQHAQNHAEIRRFVRDQGIRHFYEVGRGICHQVVSEEALVLPGQVILGADSHTTHYGWMGAFGAGVGRSEVAALWATGELWLRVPDSMRIVLRGRLPFGVTTKDLCLKILGDLGTDGGLYLSVEFYGPALREWSLESRMVIPNMMAEFGVKNAYLPPDDAVFDWLAERLARRTGRPPAECRDRIAAGALYPDPDARYVAEHVVELDGLEPLVACPHDVDRVRPLREVAGTPIDYAFIGTCTNGRLEDIAAAVEVLRGRRVAPGVRLLVIPASQVVLQEALRRGYLATLVEAGAVIGVPGCGPCMGNHMGIPAPGEVVIASMNRNYRGRMGPRDAEIYLASPAVVAASAVTGVITDPREVVG
- the salL gene encoding Adenosyl-chloride synthase — its product is MAERRPPVITLLTDFGLQDYFVAAMKGVIYDICPEACVVDITHLIPPHDVIGAAFTLGAVYHEFPRWTVHVVVVDPGVGTARRPILVVGDQHYFVGPDNGVFSVVYEREPYIRVYHLTEEHFFRPTPSATFHGRDIFAPVAAWLARGVEPVHMGVPVEDFIRLKFPKPAQKDANVYQGIVLHVDRFGNLVTNFDAAFLANVLGEDFQRRCQIIVAQTRIPGLRRTFGEVARGEPVAYIGSAGFLEIAINQGNAAQTLKATRGTEVSIVVAPEA